GCAGGTCGGACGATACGAATCGATGGTGCGATCAAGTCGAGCGTAAAACGCGGCCAGGTCGGCGAACAGCGCGTCATTCGTCGCGGCAAAGCGGAGGATTTCGGCGAGGTCGTTGTTCATCCCGCGCGGCCATCGGCTGCCGGCGAGTCAGGATCAGGACGGCAGATCGCCCCAGTCCTTCGCCAGTCGCCGAATCTCAATTTGAACGAAGTCATACGACTTGCCCTTGTTCATCCCGGGGCAATCCCGGGCGGCTTCGTCCCATTCCTCGCGGGATTCCAGCAGGCTGTTCCAGAACGGCCAAGTTCGGCATTGCAGCGGACGAACCGGGTAGATCGAACACGTGCGCCGACCCTCGCTCGTCCGCTTGAGGAATACGCAGTCGCCGGTCGTCTTATCTTCGGTCAGCGATATCCCCCGGCCGACGCGCCGATACTGATGACGCTCAAGCCCCTGACCGGGCCGCCCGAGAAATGAGGCGATGCGATCAATCTCATCTTCGCTGACAAAGACATATCCCGGCGCGCCGGTGCAGCAGTTGCCGCATTGGGTGCATTCAAATTGCAGGCCGGACTGATACCACAACTCGGAATCCTTGTCAGAATCTTTGGGTCTGGTCGATGCCATGAGAAAAGATTCTACCCGATCGTCGCTGGTTTTTCGTCCTGGCGGATAATCGGCGATTCACGCCCGGGAGTCCGAACGTTGGCGGATCGCTCTTCCTCGGCTTGCAGCGCCTGCTCATGCCGGTCGATGATATCCTCGTCACCGTGTAGGCATGCAAGCGCGGGCGCCAGCAGGCACATTAGAATCATGAAAACGGCAGGTCGGAATGAGAGAAAACTGAGCTGGCTGCGTTTTTTCATATCACACACTTAAGTCAAATGCGGCTCGACCGATCGAACCGCCGCCCGACGCGGATTGTAGGCTGATCCCGAGTCAACTGGCCGGTCTGCTCGGAAAGTTACCTGATATGAATCCTCATATCTGCGCAGGAAAACGGCCGGGGAGTCAGGCTCGCCCGGCCGCTCGATTGTCTCGGAGTTCGCCGAATCCGCGACTGGATCAGCCGCTTATTCGACGATCATGGTACCCGGTGAGGAATCGGTCGGCTGCGACTCGTGGGTCGTCTCCTTCTTCTCCGTCACCTTGTGCTCATTTTCCTCGCAGCCAACGATCGTGAAGGCGAAAGCGACCGCGAAGAACATTGTGCAGAGTTTGCGAAGCATATGGACTCCTTCGATTCAATGTTGAACTCAGCGCGACGGCCTCGCGCCGTCTCGCATGGGACTAGGTCCGCTTGATTTTGATGTACGTATGAACCACTTCCCAGACCTGCATGGCCGGCATCTCGACGACGACATACGATGTACCGTCCGAATCATACCGCGTGGACTTCACATACGATCCTTGCAGGTAGGTATTGAGACGGGCGTTGATCTCGTCGTGCTCGGTCACGAAGTCTCGAACCGTCGTTGACGAATCGATCCGGAAGCCCATCACCTCTTCCGCCAGCTTGCGCTTCGCATCCAGTTCCGCGGCGCGGGCGGCCATCAACTTGCCCTGGGGCGTGCCGGATTTGTCTTCCGGCGGAACCCCGGCGCCTTCGGCGGAAATCGTCTGGCCGACCCAGTCAGGAATCGTTTCCTTGATCTGTGCTGCCGCAGCGCGGATCTGCTCCGGCTTGGGAACGCCCATGCCAGTGGCCTGGAACTTCTGGGTCTTCAGCACTTTCGAGACTTCTTCGATGTTCATCGCAGTGACGCGGTCGCCTTTGTAGTGCTTCTTGTAGAGCGTCTTGATCGTGGTGATGACGCTTTCGACAGGCACTTCATAAGTGACTTCCACGATCAGTTCGTCGCTGTGGAAGTAGGGACGCCCGACCTCGGTCGCCCCGGTAAGCGTTGCCTTCGATTCGGCCGTGATGACGTCGGATTCGGCGACAAAATCACGAACGAGCGTGTCGCTCGTGATGCGCAGCCCCTTGAGGCGCTCGACAAGCCGGCGCATCGCGTCGACTTGCGCGGCGCGAACAGCCATCAGACGGTGCTGCGGCGAGACCGCCTTCCAGATATCCGGAATCGCCGGTTCAGGAAGGTTGCCCTCGATCGCAATATCTCCGCCCGGCACTTCCGGCGGAAGATCGGGCCGCGGCGCGCCCATGCCAACCGCCGTGATGATGTCCTTCTTGTAATACTGCTTGATGTGCGTGAAATCTTCCGCGTGGATCTTGTTGCCTTTGTAATGTCGCTTGTGAACTTCCGTCAGTTCCTCGATCAGCTTTGCGACAGTCACTTCGGCCTCGATCGTGCACGTGAGGTCCGAATCCCATCGCGGCGTGCCGAGGCGAACGCCACGAATGTAATGATCCATCGATGTCCGGATCGTGTCCGACTCGGTCACGAAATCGCGGACATAGGTGTCTGACGAAATCTGGAGACCATAGACGGTCTCCGCCAGCTTCCGATACGCATCGGCTTCTGCCGCGCGCTTCGAGAGCAACTTGTTCTGGGCATACTTCGCGGGATCGTCCTGTGCATGCGCCATCGGCGAGACGATCACGGCCGCCAGTATCGCGGCACAGAGACTCAACTTTCGGCGATTCATATCAGGCTCCTTAACTAGTGCGAAACTCGCATGTTGGCTTACATGGCGGCTGACGAACACAAGTTGCATCAGCCGTTGGCTACATTTCCATCGCTGCGCCGGTCTTCGGAATGTTCCGGTCGCAGCGCCGCGGGGTTGCCGCGCATCGAAGGTCTATTGTCTTCAGGACTGTCGGTTCAACTGGTCTTCGACACGCGCCAGGCCTGCAAGATAGTTCTCCTGTTCCGGCTCATATCCGAGCGCCTGCTTGTAGTACTTGCGGGCTTCATCGAATTTGCCCATCTTCTCGCAGGCAACCGCCGCACCATACAGGGCTTTGTCGTCTTCCGGCTTCTCGGCGATCGCCTCTTTGAACTTGGCCAGCGCGGTTTCCCAGTCTTCGGCATTGAGCGCCGCGGTACCGGCCTTGCAGTTTTCATTGCCGCTCGGCTCCACCATGGTGCTGTCCTCGAAGGTGACGGGCACGAACTTGCTCATGAAAACGTGCAGTTCCTTCTCAACGATCTGAGCAATGACCTCGTCGCGCGGCTCCATTTCGACCTCGGTCTTGGACTTCTTGAAGAATCCACCCTTGCCGCCTTCATAGTGCCGTCGCGGCTTGCCGGTGTAGCCATAGATGATTTCGTTCGTGCCGACATCCTTAAGCTGGAACTGGCACGATACGGTGATGTTTCGAGATTCCGTCGTCTGCGTGCCGCCGCTACCCAGGCTGATGCCGCGGAACGATCGACCCTGCTTGTATTCAGTCTTGCTTTGCTTATCGATCTTCACCGTAATCTTGCTGGTCAGAATCGCCTGCGCTCCGGCGAGGGCCGACGACGAAACAGCGTCGCCCCCTTCGGTGATTCCGGCCGAGGCCATGTCCTTCTCGCCCAGCGATGCCTTCATGTGCTCACGATCGACCAGTTTGATGGGGATATTGTGCTCATCCGCGGCGCGCTGAAGCTCGGACTGCACGAAGTCGGCGGCGAGTTCGCGCCACTTCTTCTCATCAAATGTGTCACTGCCGGCCTCGGCGGTGACGTCCGCGTTGTAAACCGCGATCCGCATGTACCGCTCCGGCAACGGCTCCCGCGGCTGAGTGGTCATCGAAAAGTTGACGGTCGCGGTCGTCTTCTTCGCGCCGCCTCCGCATCCGGTCAGTCCAACTGACAAAACGCAGAACGAAAAAACGATACCCAGATTCCTCATGTGCTTACTCCTCGGTGTTTGCTCTTGTGGTTCTCGAAAATGTCTGGCGAAAAGGACCGCGCACCCGAACGCGTTCCTCTTGACTTTGAAATGGTACCCGTCGGCCCCACCTTCCTGATCGGCGAGACGCTATTGCGCTTAAACTGCGTCATGCGTGCTTCAAATGGACTGTCTTAAAAGCCCCGAGCGCGGCTGTCAAGAAATAAGGCGAACCAGCCCGCTTTGTGGGGACCGATTTACGTCATTCTGATGGCGGAAACGATGCCGACACAGCTCGTTTCTCGGTGTGTAGCTCCCCTGCATTCAGAAACGAGATCGGCGTCACAATCCCTTGGTATCGATGTGAATTCCAACGACCCTTTCCAGCGCGAAGCGGTCATTCGCGTGCCAGCCGTGGGCCGCATCGCCGCGCCGCAGTGGCGACAAGTTCCAGTCGCAAACAAGGTTGTGTGCTATTCCCCCGCTGGCTGAGTACTGGGCACCGTGGGGCGGCCGCGAACTGCGGCCGTGGGTCTGGAGGAGGGCAGAGCCGGCCGGCTTGTCGGCGTCGCGGTGTGAGCAGGTCGCGAGGTGACCGCCGGATAGGGTGGGCCCACCATCGGGCCGAATGGCGGCGCAACACCATTGGACGGCTGCGTCGTCGTGCCAGCCGGTCCTGCGGCATCGCGACTCGCGAGTCCCGGCAACTGGCGAATCACGGACTTCGGATCGTTCTGAGGCGGACGTTGCCGAACAGGTGGCCGCTTCTGCGGTGTCTGCAAACCTGGTTCGGGCGGATCGTCGGCGGGCGGCTTCGGACCGCCGGCGATAATCGGCTTGGGCGGCGCCGTATGCGATGTGCGAACACGAAGCCGATGCGCTGACCCGGTTTCGAGGCGCAGATTCGGCATCTCCTCCGATTCCATCGCCGCCGAAATATCCAGTTCGCGCGTCAGATCCATCGAAATGAGTTCTCCGCGTGTCAGGTCGAATTCGATCGATCCGCGGCACAGGGCATGATCAATTTGAAACTCTCGAGGCTTTTCGGGCTGCCGGGCGGGTCGCGACGTCACGCCCGGCCTGCTCGTCGGGGGCGGCGTTTTGTCGGGCTGGTCCGTTCGGACCAGGCGGTAATCGCCCTCGACTCGAATTGAGGCGATTTGTCGGTCCTCCACGGGCGCGACATGCTCGAGCGTGAATCGATAATGCAGCTCGGAACGGCCGAAACTCTTGATTTCCTCAGGTCGAACAACCGTCCAGCTTTCTCCGACATGCACGGGCCGCGGAGGCAGGTAGAGCTGCCCGAGATCGTCGAGCAGTGTCGCGAGGTTTTCGTCATTCAGCGCGCATCGCATCGACGTTCGCGAAAGTCGGCGACGCGTCGGCGGTCCGCCATGTTGCCGGTGTTCGATTTTGCGATCGCGGGTTTCGCCGTTGCGAACATTGATGATGAAGTGCGACCGCGCTCCGGGAATGCTGCCGAGTTCACGGAGTTCGGCTCGCGGGTAGAGGTCGCGCAGCGAGTCATACCTGACCTCGTCCTTCATGCCGCGCTCTCGGGCTTCGTACCGGTCGAATTCCCATTGAACCGCGACCTCGTCAACGGTCGGCGGGTTGGGACCGAATGGAGCAGACTGGCCGAGTGTCTGGATAACAGTGCGCTTGTCGTCGGCGAAGGTGGTGAAACTCAGCAGAGGGGGAACGCCGCCGCGGTCTCGGAAGTTGTTTTCAATGACATAATAGAGCGTTTCGCCCGGGCGAAATGTAAGCCTGAATGTATATGCCGGTCCGTCAAATTTGCGTGCCGGCTCTTCGCTCGGAGGTTTCTCGGCGGCCGTACCGGTCGTCGGCGGCGTTGAGCCGCGATTGGCCGATGGGGTCGGCGTCAACGGCGCCGGCTCCACCGGCGTGTGTGGGGTGTTGGGCAATTGATCAACTGCGACGGACTTGTCGTCAATTTGCCGGCTGTGGTCGCCGTTGGCTGATTGGGGTTTTGCCGCGGTGCACCGTGCCGCGAGCGGCATCGGGGCAAACAGGCAGAGCAACAAGAGGCACTTTGCCGGGCGTCCTTCCATCATGACCTCGAAACTCAACGTCGCGCGCGCAGGATCGACGCGGCCGATGACGGCGGATCTGCGTCACAAGTTCGAGTCTCGATCGGACGCGCGGTTGCGTCAAGCCGAGATTTCTTCGATTGTGACCTTGAGATAGTTCTGGCGATGGCCCTTCTTGAGACGGTAGCCCTTGCGGCGCTTGAACTTAACGATGTCCAGCTTCGGGCCTTTCAGGGCGGCATCGAGCTTGGCGGTTACTTTCGCGCCTGCAAGAACCGGTTGTCCGATCTTGCTTTCCGCGCCGTTTCCGACCATCAAAACGCGATCAAACGCGATGTCGGTCGTGCCTGGGGCGATCTCGCGCGTCTCGATATAGATGGTGTCGCCCTTTTCGACGCGGAACTGCTTGCCGCCGTCCTCTACGATCGCATACATGACGGGGGGTACTCCTCAAACAATCATTCGACGGCTGCCGCTGCCGTCAACAGGCCAACCCGACGTCTGCGGCAGATTCCGCGTCGGAAGCCCGGCAAGTATGCCCGAAGCGGAATCAAATTGCAAGGCGCTGGAAGACCGAAGGGAATGAGACTGTTGAGACTCGGGGGATCCGGGAAAAGCAAAGGCGTCAGTCCATCCGGACGCGGGCCTTGGGCGCATCGGGGTTTTCCGCCAGTTCCTCCAGCCGTTCGAGCCGGTCGCGGAGGACTTCGGCCTGGGGAGAATCCGGATATTGGTCGATCACCCGGCGGGCCAGCTCCAGCGCTTCCAGATAGCGGCCATTCCGGGCGTAGTCCATGATCTGTGATTCGAGCCGCTGTCGAAGTTCTATTTCCGCATTTCCTTCAAGGGTCGGAAGTTGCATCCGCAGGCCCTCGGATTCCTCTGAGCCGGGGAATCGCTCGATGAAGGCTTTTGCGACGGCCAGCGCCTCTTCCCAGCGGCGCCGGGTGACGAATCGCTGCACTTCGGCACTCATGCGGCGTTTTTGTTCGTCCTCGAAGACGCGATACTCTCGCTCGATTCGCAACAGCAACTGCCGCGCCTCGGTCGAATCCGGATGGCGCTGTTGCAGTTGTCCGGCAATTTCACGAACCCGCCCCCATGCGGAGATGCTGATGAGGTCTTCCACCTGCCGGGTTGTGGCGCGTACGTCGTCGGATTCGTAGCGTTCGCGCGCCCGTTCGACTTCTGCTGACAGGCTTGCGGCACGTGGGTCGTCGGGGTGCTTTCGCGCGATCTGATCGGCCGCTTCGCGGGCCTGCGCGAAATTCCCGTCCTTGATGAGAGACTGCACGCGCGTCGTCGCTTCCTGGAATTCCTCGTTGGCGACCCGCACTTTCTTCTGGACGCGCTCCGATTCGGACAGCAGCGAGTTTGCGCGGATGTCCGACAGCAAGGAGATCGCCTCGCGCCAGAACTGTTCGGCCTCGCCGTTATGGTCGGTTTCCGTCTTGGGTGCGGCAGGATTTCGATGGGGCCGATCAGTCTCCGCGGCCGCGATCTGCGTTTCCGTGCGCTCGTATTGGAATCGTTCGACGCGGATGAACGAGCTGTGGAGATCGCGCAGCACACGCAGCAGCGCGGCGATACCCGCCAGCAAGCCGCCGGCCGCCAATCCACCCGCGAGGTAGAGCGTGAAGTAAGTGAGTTCGACCAGGAAGGCATAGAGTTCGCCTTCGAGCCAGCCGCTGCGTGAGAAGATGCGGACCGCGCCCGTGAAGATCAGGAGCATGAGCACGACCGACGCGATCACGCGCAGCCACACGGCTGTGC
This genomic interval from Phycisphaerae bacterium contains the following:
- the rplU gene encoding 50S ribosomal protein L21, translating into MYAIVEDGGKQFRVEKGDTIYIETREIAPGTTDIAFDRVLMVGNGAESKIGQPVLAGAKVTAKLDAALKGPKLDIVKFKRRKGYRLKKGHRQNYLKVTIEEISA
- a CDS encoding YkgJ family cysteine cluster protein is translated as MASTRPKDSDKDSELWYQSGLQFECTQCGNCCTGAPGYVFVSEDEIDRIASFLGRPGQGLERHQYRRVGRGISLTEDKTTGDCVFLKRTSEGRRTCSIYPVRPLQCRTWPFWNSLLESREEWDEAARDCPGMNKGKSYDFVQIEIRRLAKDWGDLPS
- a CDS encoding tetratricopeptide repeat protein — encoded protein: MSEMSNPNPPQVEREARTAVWLRVIASVVLMLLIFTGAVRIFSRSGWLEGELYAFLVELTYFTLYLAGGLAAGGLLAGIAALLRVLRDLHSSFIRVERFQYERTETQIAAAETDRPHRNPAAPKTETDHNGEAEQFWREAISLLSDIRANSLLSESERVQKKVRVANEEFQEATTRVQSLIKDGNFAQAREAADQIARKHPDDPRAASLSAEVERARERYESDDVRATTRQVEDLISISAWGRVREIAGQLQQRHPDSTEARQLLLRIEREYRVFEDEQKRRMSAEVQRFVTRRRWEEALAVAKAFIERFPGSEESEGLRMQLPTLEGNAEIELRQRLESQIMDYARNGRYLEALELARRVIDQYPDSPQAEVLRDRLERLEELAENPDAPKARVRMD
- a CDS encoding LPP20 family lipoprotein, with product MNRRKLSLCAAILAAVIVSPMAHAQDDPAKYAQNKLLSKRAAEADAYRKLAETVYGLQISSDTYVRDFVTESDTIRTSMDHYIRGVRLGTPRWDSDLTCTIEAEVTVAKLIEELTEVHKRHYKGNKIHAEDFTHIKQYYKKDIITAVGMGAPRPDLPPEVPGGDIAIEGNLPEPAIPDIWKAVSPQHRLMAVRAAQVDAMRRLVERLKGLRITSDTLVRDFVAESDVITAESKATLTGATEVGRPYFHSDELIVEVTYEVPVESVITTIKTLYKKHYKGDRVTAMNIEEVSKVLKTQKFQATGMGVPKPEQIRAAAAQIKETIPDWVGQTISAEGAGVPPEDKSGTPQGKLMAARAAELDAKRKLAEEVMGFRIDSSTTVRDFVTEHDEINARLNTYLQGSYVKSTRYDSDGTSYVVVEMPAMQVWEVVHTYIKIKRT
- a CDS encoding tetratricopeptide repeat protein, which encodes MRNLGIVFSFCVLSVGLTGCGGGAKKTTATVNFSMTTQPREPLPERYMRIAVYNADVTAEAGSDTFDEKKWRELAADFVQSELQRAADEHNIPIKLVDREHMKASLGEKDMASAGITEGGDAVSSSALAGAQAILTSKITVKIDKQSKTEYKQGRSFRGISLGSGGTQTTESRNITVSCQFQLKDVGTNEIIYGYTGKPRRHYEGGKGGFFKKSKTEVEMEPRDEVIAQIVEKELHVFMSKFVPVTFEDSTMVEPSGNENCKAGTAALNAEDWETALAKFKEAIAEKPEDDKALYGAAVACEKMGKFDEARKYYKQALGYEPEQENYLAGLARVEDQLNRQS